One genomic window of bacterium includes the following:
- a CDS encoding S8 family serine peptidase, whose protein sequence is MVFGLVICGATTLQAQQISQTAIAQIEALAAEKAARNQAQRKISSRLLFEERMRRGADIASGLSTLRRSVEVDVAGATLVDIRATVSQGLLAAIRGLGGEIINSFPQYKAIRARIPLEKLETIAALPDIHFIRPADRAITRKVNSSEGDITHGADLARSQLGIDGSGVSIGVLSDGVDERISLAASGDIPAKCPGGPPCVTYLAGRRGSGSEGTAMLEIVHDLAPGADLMFATGISGQANFAQNILDLASAGCDVIVDDIFYFSEPVFQDGVIAQAINDVVDAGVIYFSAAGNAGNLNDGTAGVWEGDFSPTAAPVAVGGTAHDFGGGTNYNTITSDPPFGITLHWSDAAGASANDYDLYLLDSTRTTVFDASTSIQNGNDDPYEYIDSGPYNDLGNTLVVVRNSGATRFIHLNTLRGELSIATDGQTAGHSAAEKAVGVAAVDVGMTGCPTCARFAGGVGNPIESFSSDGPRRIFYEENGTPVTPGNFLDGGGQLLQKPDLAAADGVATASSGFNPFFGTSAAAPHAAAIAGLLIDQDEALRGDPAAILATLSAQALDIEAVGLDRDSGAGVIFFPICGDGTLDPPEQCDDGNTSAGDCCSPTCEFEPDTTECRASADVCDVAELCTGSAATCPVDAFAADTTECRASADVCDVAELCTGSAATCPVDAFAADTTECRASADV, encoded by the coding sequence TTGGTCTTCGGCCTCGTGATCTGCGGGGCGACCACGCTCCAGGCTCAGCAGATCAGCCAGACCGCAATTGCTCAGATCGAAGCGCTGGCGGCTGAGAAGGCCGCGCGAAATCAGGCACAGCGGAAGATCAGTTCCCGCCTGTTATTCGAGGAGCGGATGCGCCGGGGCGCGGACATCGCCTCTGGACTCTCCACTCTGAGAAGGTCGGTCGAAGTCGACGTCGCTGGAGCCACACTGGTCGACATCCGAGCCACAGTTTCCCAGGGGTTGCTCGCCGCCATCCGCGGGCTGGGCGGCGAGATCATCAATAGCTTCCCGCAATACAAAGCGATTCGAGCGCGAATTCCCCTCGAAAAACTGGAAACGATCGCGGCTTTGCCCGACATCCATTTCATTCGACCGGCGGACCGAGCCATCACGCGAAAGGTCAATAGCAGCGAGGGAGATATTACCCACGGCGCTGATCTTGCCCGTAGTCAGTTGGGGATCGATGGTTCTGGTGTCTCGATTGGCGTGTTGTCCGACGGCGTCGATGAACGCATCTCGCTGGCCGCTAGTGGCGACATCCCGGCGAAGTGCCCCGGAGGACCACCGTGTGTGACCTACCTGGCCGGACGCAGGGGTTCGGGCTCCGAAGGAACGGCGATGCTCGAGATCGTCCACGATCTGGCGCCAGGAGCCGACCTCATGTTTGCCACCGGGATCTCCGGACAGGCGAATTTTGCGCAGAATATTCTCGATCTCGCTTCCGCAGGATGTGACGTCATCGTCGACGACATCTTCTATTTTTCGGAACCCGTCTTTCAAGATGGAGTCATTGCTCAGGCGATCAACGACGTCGTCGACGCCGGAGTCATCTACTTCTCCGCGGCCGGTAACGCGGGAAACCTGAATGACGGCACAGCGGGAGTCTGGGAAGGCGACTTTTCTCCAACTGCAGCTCCCGTGGCCGTCGGGGGAACGGCTCATGATTTCGGCGGCGGTACCAACTACAACACGATCACATCCGATCCTCCGTTCGGAATCACTCTTCACTGGTCAGACGCCGCGGGGGCTTCGGCCAACGACTATGATCTCTACCTGCTGGATTCGACCCGCACTACGGTTTTTGACGCGTCGACATCTATCCAGAACGGGAACGATGACCCGTACGAATACATCGACTCGGGTCCTTACAACGACCTCGGAAACACTCTGGTCGTCGTTCGAAATTCGGGAGCCACCCGCTTCATTCATTTGAATACCCTGCGCGGTGAACTGAGTATCGCCACTGACGGCCAGACGGCGGGACACTCCGCCGCGGAAAAAGCTGTGGGTGTCGCGGCCGTCGATGTTGGGATGACCGGATGCCCGACCTGCGCGCGCTTTGCAGGTGGCGTGGGCAACCCGATCGAGAGCTTCAGTTCGGACGGCCCGCGACGGATCTTCTACGAGGAGAACGGAACCCCCGTCACGCCGGGCAACTTCCTGGACGGCGGCGGGCAGTTGCTTCAGAAACCGGACCTGGCGGCGGCCGACGGGGTAGCAACGGCCAGCTCAGGCTTCAATCCGTTCTTTGGAACGTCCGCCGCTGCACCTCACGCAGCAGCCATCGCAGGATTGTTGATCGATCAGGACGAGGCGCTGCGCGGAGACCCTGCTGCAATTCTCGCAACGCTCAGCGCCCAGGCACTGGACATCGAGGCTGTCGGCCTCGACCGCGATTCGGGAGCAGGCGTGATTTTCTTCCCGATCTGCGGCGACGGAACACTCGATCCGCCAGAGCAATGCGATGACGGCAACACCAGCGCCGGCGACTGTTGCTCACCCACCTGTGAATTCGAACCGGATACCACCGAATGTCGCGCGTCCGCCGATGTCTGTGACGTCGCTGAACTCTGCACGGGATCCGCCGCGACCTGCCCCGTCGATGCTTTCGCAGCCGATACCACCGAATGTCGCGCGTCCGCCGATGTCTGTGACGTCGCTGAACTCTGCACGGGATCCGCCGCGACCTGCCCCGTCGATGCTTTCGCAGCCGATACCACCGAATGTCGCGCGTCCGCCGATGTC
- a CDS encoding cation transporter produces the protein MLYSGTEVAGGLWTGSLALLADAGHLLSDVGALLLSLFAIWIAARPASLKSTFGHARAEILAALANGLALIAIAVFVAFEAVGRWNGSESINGLGMVGFAAGALCVNVTGLVILSGGSKSNLNLRAAWLHVLSDALGSFGAIVAGTVIWAFGWIWADPIASLLIAALVLHASFRLVRAALSILMESAPEGIDVKEVLRVLRGLPSVAEVHDLHVWSVGSADVSLSTHVVMKSGVEVAPALERVRAELRQHFDIFHSTIQIEEPGRDGCTGACSVRVAC, from the coding sequence TTGTTGTATTCGGGAACCGAGGTCGCCGGTGGACTCTGGACGGGTTCGCTCGCACTTCTCGCGGACGCCGGTCACCTGTTGTCGGATGTGGGGGCGCTCTTGCTCAGTCTTTTCGCGATCTGGATTGCCGCGCGACCTGCGAGTTTGAAATCTACGTTCGGTCATGCGCGCGCCGAGATTCTCGCTGCTCTTGCGAATGGCTTGGCGTTGATTGCGATTGCCGTATTCGTCGCATTTGAAGCCGTGGGCCGATGGAATGGGAGTGAGAGCATCAACGGACTCGGCATGGTCGGCTTCGCGGCCGGAGCGCTCTGCGTCAACGTGACGGGTCTGGTGATTCTTTCCGGCGGATCAAAGTCGAATCTGAATCTTCGGGCCGCCTGGCTTCACGTTTTGAGCGATGCGCTCGGCAGCTTTGGTGCGATCGTCGCCGGTACCGTGATCTGGGCGTTCGGCTGGATCTGGGCGGACCCGATTGCTTCACTCTTGATTGCTGCTCTCGTTCTGCACGCCTCATTTCGTCTGGTTCGCGCGGCTCTCAGTATTCTCATGGAGTCGGCTCCGGAAGGCATCGATGTGAAAGAAGTCCTGCGGGTCCTCCGCGGACTTCCTTCCGTCGCCGAGGTTCACGATCTGCACGTGTGGAGCGTCGGTAGTGCCGATGTGTCGCTCTCGACTCACGTCGTGATGAAATCGGGAGTCGAGGTCGCTCCAGCACTGGAGCGGGTGCGCGCCGAACTGCGCCAGCACTTCGACATCTTCCACTCGACGATTCAGATCGAAGAACCGGGACGCGATGGTTGTACGGGCGCCTGTTCAGTCAGGGTCGCTTGTTGA
- a CDS encoding methyltransferase domain-containing protein, producing the protein MSRATSNPDNPSTKGHVIHWARAYDRLVQLVSLGREDRFRSEIIETAGLEPGQRILDVGCGTGTLALAAAKVVGTEGRVQGIDPSPEMIARAQAKAEDSGCSAKFQVGAIEALAFADASFDVVLSSLMFHHLPDDLKSAGLAEIHRVLAPGGRLVIIDFAGPGPLFHRLAGLFGHQKSSGGSYVDQVVAETKAAGFREVATSRLRQKLLFSLIAQTA; encoded by the coding sequence ATGAGCCGCGCAACCAGCAACCCGGACAACCCATCCACGAAGGGACACGTCATCCACTGGGCGCGCGCCTACGACCGCCTGGTCCAACTGGTTTCGCTGGGCCGGGAAGACCGCTTTCGCTCCGAGATCATCGAGACTGCAGGACTGGAACCGGGTCAGCGGATCCTGGACGTGGGGTGTGGCACGGGAACCCTGGCGTTGGCGGCGGCCAAGGTGGTCGGCACGGAAGGCCGGGTACAGGGCATCGATCCGTCACCCGAGATGATCGCCCGCGCACAGGCCAAGGCGGAAGACTCTGGCTGTTCCGCGAAGTTCCAGGTCGGAGCGATCGAGGCACTGGCGTTCGCCGATGCCAGCTTCGATGTAGTGCTCAGCAGTTTGATGTTCCACCACCTGCCCGATGATCTGAAAAGCGCCGGACTGGCTGAGATCCACCGGGTGCTCGCACCAGGCGGTCGGTTGGTCATCATCGACTTCGCCGGACCCGGACCTCTTTTCCACCGACTCGCCGGCTTGTTCGGACATCAGAAATCGAGTGGAGGCAGCTACGTCGATCAAGTGGTGGCAGAGACGAAGGCAGCCGGATTTCGCGAGGTCGCAACGTCGCGTCTGCGACAGAAACTCCTGTTCTCCTTGATTGCTCAAACGGCTTGA
- a CDS encoding cytochrome P450: MTETASPPTEPDPATLFERFRVLRRDSPVSKEEDGAWQVARYSDVRQVLKQDDVFSSDVVPPEVRRDDQPPSMLFSDGEVHMGLRKLLGKAFFPRQIQLQREAIAKRCDGLVTRMIENREPCLIRELAAPLPVAVIAQMLGVEDGNLAEFKRWSDVIFSNIGELLTGGRSPAAEAAAAEMDSYFLKQIAELRRRPQPHFLSELVERRTEDGPLSDAELLSFCRLLLIAGNETTTGLIVSSVRVFHEMPEVFARLKREPQLIPMFVEETLRYYSPFQLTVRRTVRDVELAGTKIPAGELVLPLIASANRDDSAFEQAEIFRIDRDPNPHLAFGLGVHSCPGSALARLEGQIAVSTLVNRLDSISMSIGDTGQLNGFGAPPTLPVEVRAAA; encoded by the coding sequence ATGACCGAGACGGCCTCGCCCCCGACCGAACCCGATCCGGCTACGCTCTTCGAGCGCTTTCGCGTACTGCGTCGAGACTCACCGGTGTCCAAGGAAGAGGATGGCGCTTGGCAAGTCGCACGATACTCGGATGTGCGTCAAGTACTGAAGCAGGACGATGTCTTCTCGTCGGATGTCGTTCCTCCCGAAGTGCGTAGGGACGATCAACCCCCGAGCATGCTGTTCAGCGACGGCGAGGTTCACATGGGACTTCGCAAGCTGCTCGGCAAGGCATTCTTTCCGCGTCAGATCCAGCTACAACGCGAGGCAATTGCCAAGCGTTGTGACGGTCTAGTAACGCGCATGATCGAGAACCGCGAGCCGTGTCTGATTCGCGAACTCGCTGCACCCTTGCCGGTCGCAGTCATCGCTCAGATGCTCGGCGTCGAAGACGGGAACCTGGCCGAGTTCAAGCGCTGGTCGGACGTGATCTTCAGCAACATCGGCGAACTCCTGACGGGGGGCAGAAGTCCCGCCGCAGAAGCTGCGGCCGCGGAAATGGATAGCTACTTCCTGAAGCAGATCGCAGAGCTGCGGCGCCGTCCCCAGCCGCACTTCTTGAGTGAACTGGTGGAGAGACGCACCGAGGACGGCCCGCTCTCCGATGCCGAACTGCTCAGCTTCTGTCGCCTTCTGCTGATCGCTGGGAACGAAACGACGACCGGCCTGATCGTCAGTTCCGTACGGGTGTTCCACGAGATGCCAGAGGTATTCGCACGACTGAAGCGAGAGCCACAGCTGATTCCAATGTTTGTCGAGGAGACGCTGCGCTACTACTCGCCGTTCCAGCTCACGGTTCGTCGCACGGTTCGCGACGTGGAGCTTGCGGGGACGAAGATTCCTGCGGGGGAACTGGTTCTGCCATTGATCGCGTCGGCAAACCGCGACGATTCCGCTTTCGAACAGGCGGAGATCTTCCGGATCGACCGCGACCCGAACCCGCACCTGGCGTTCGGACTCGGGGTGCACAGCTGCCCGGGATCGGCGCTGGCCCGCCTCGAAGGTCAGATTGCCGTTTCGACGCTGGTCAACCGACTCGACTCGATCTCGATGTCGATCGGCGATACCGGCCAGCTAAACGGCTTCGGGGCTCCGCCGACTCTACCCGTCGAGGTGCGCGCAGCGGCGTGA
- a CDS encoding long-chain fatty aldehyde decarbonylase: protein MADFLSAYSIQRWLESCPQGYLEKTEFGHEKGEHEPDILLDNETLLHQTIDTTVQLVVGERCALAASAGLVRCAPDYPSKTFLATQTLDEARHVEIFTQRLFDLGVKKSELESTLEHFASPDLVKFAEVLLEKVDKGDFVAGVVGQNIVLEGMAFSVFEMLHAMTAPMNPKFAHTLSGTIADERRHVGFGENRIGALLQEQPEKKPEIEKMQKDMTYHMLATFSKQFKAGAAASEEGRRLSQEARDAGEIPAESTEWHGANLDGMEPEEMEGLLADTVLKEFKVRLGRIGMEYQSPVSPA, encoded by the coding sequence ATGGCAGATTTTCTCTCGGCGTACTCGATCCAGCGCTGGCTCGAGTCCTGCCCACAAGGCTACCTGGAAAAGACCGAGTTCGGGCACGAAAAAGGCGAGCATGAGCCCGATATCCTGCTCGACAACGAAACTTTGCTCCATCAGACCATCGACACCACGGTGCAACTCGTGGTCGGCGAACGCTGCGCTCTGGCCGCCTCCGCAGGCCTGGTTCGCTGCGCCCCCGACTACCCGAGCAAGACCTTCCTCGCCACGCAGACGCTCGATGAGGCGCGTCACGTGGAGATCTTCACGCAGCGACTCTTCGATCTGGGCGTCAAGAAGTCGGAACTCGAGAGCACGCTGGAGCACTTTGCGAGTCCCGATCTGGTGAAGTTCGCCGAGGTGCTGCTGGAGAAGGTCGACAAGGGCGACTTCGTCGCGGGAGTCGTCGGGCAGAACATCGTACTCGAAGGCATGGCCTTCAGCGTCTTCGAGATGCTCCACGCCATGACAGCACCGATGAATCCGAAGTTTGCCCACACCTTGTCGGGCACGATTGCGGACGAGCGGCGTCACGTCGGCTTTGGCGAAAACCGCATCGGCGCTCTGCTCCAGGAACAGCCCGAGAAGAAGCCCGAAATCGAGAAGATGCAGAAGGACATGACCTACCACATGCTCGCCACCTTCTCGAAGCAGTTCAAGGCCGGTGCGGCCGCTTCGGAAGAAGGCCGCCGGTTGTCCCAGGAAGCCCGCGACGCAGGCGAGATCCCGGCGGAATCCACCGAGTGGCATGGCGCGAATCTCGACGGGATGGAGCCTGAGGAAATGGAAGGCCTGCTGGCCGACACCGTCCTCAAAGAGTTCAAGGTCCGCCTGGGCCGCATTGGCATGGAATACCAGAGCCCGGTGAGTCCGGCCTAA